The Blautia pseudococcoides genome segment AACTTCTATTATTATTCTTGGCGGAGGGAAACTTTCTCATAACATACTCCTAAATGCATCCTTGTGCATGTTAATTTGTTTTATTGCAATTGGAATATTTATCCTTTATACCCCAAAAGGAACTAAAAATAATCCATATTCAAAAAGTTATAGCAAACTGCAAAAAAAACGTTTAATAGTGATTGCTTTTTTATTTACACTCATCGCCATTATCGTGCCTGGAATCAGAACAATAATTGTATTTGCCATGATTACTTCTGCTATATTAGTATTACCTAATTTGATCCATAGACTTCGAGTACTTGAGTGAAATAATCTTCTGTATATTCAGTATCCATAATTACATTATCATACTCATTAATTATGGATCTGATATTATACAGACCAATTCCCCGTCGTTCTCCCTTTGAAGTAACTCCTAAACTTCCCAATTTACTATAATCTATATTCTGTTTTATATATGAATTTTTCACGATAAATGTAACATCCTGATTCATTTTTATAATACTAACATTAATGAATGGGGTTTTACAGTCCTGGCTAGCTTCAATTGC includes the following:
- a CDS encoding accessory gene regulator B family protein, with protein sequence MENIFNALSQKIISFLDDENKCSNLEKLQMCFALQTIIYNVSITLLILFISYLIDSLYETTLLLSIFGIFRIIAGGFHFDSIAKCICATSIIILGGGKLSHNILLNASLCMLICFIAIGIFILYTPKGTKNNPYSKSYSKLQKKRLIVIAFLFTLIAIIVPGIRTIIVFAMITSAILVLPNLIHRLRVLE